A part of Hippea maritima DSM 10411 genomic DNA contains:
- a CDS encoding ribonuclease HI family protein yields the protein MKSHEFFEKLLEKGSIESVKKDNPSLDDSQIKVFFEEAIEKLKNHQDIYEMFVDGASSSNPGKAGIGVVIKKNGVVVDKISEFIGIATNNVAEYSALIRGLKRLKELGVKKVNVFSDSELVVKQLKGIYRVKDKNLKTLYNEVLRLSNKFEYLNIEHIKRDKNSMADTLAKTAISRN from the coding sequence ATGAAGAGTCATGAATTTTTCGAAAAACTCCTTGAGAAAGGGTCTATAGAGTCAGTTAAGAAGGATAATCCATCCTTAGATGACTCCCAAATAAAAGTTTTTTTTGAGGAGGCAATAGAAAAGCTAAAAAACCATCAGGACATTTACGAGATGTTTGTTGATGGTGCCTCCTCTTCTAATCCTGGCAAGGCAGGTATAGGTGTTGTTATAAAGAAAAACGGTGTTGTTGTGGATAAGATATCAGAATTTATAGGCATTGCCACGAATAATGTAGCTGAATATTCGGCGCTTATAAGAGGCTTAAAAAGACTAAAAGAATTAGGCGTAAAAAAGGTTAATGTGTTTAGCGATTCTGAACTTGTAGTTAAACAGTTAAAAGGTATCTATAGAGTAAAAGATAAAAACCTCAAAACTTTATACAATGAGGTTTTAAGGCTATCCAATAAGTTTGAATATTTAAATATAGAGCATATTAAGAGAGATAAGAACTCAATGGCCGATACTCTTGCAAAAACAGCTATATCACGCAATTAA
- a CDS encoding zinc ribbon domain-containing protein — MNADLKKLLEIQQYDKEIAELELEVKRMQAKEDKIIEVVQIKENQIEDAKAELDKLNKDLEFEENLLNETSETLNKLELKLNSVSTEKQMQAVNTEIDMAKTNKMMLEKKIESLKEEIHLKEKGLAELNDRYEQLKRTLKESQDKFNIRRKEITDQIAKINTIKEELLPTIDKNVLKKYERINRWAKGTAIVPVVKEACYGCFMKLTPQVLTLLEDTDDITYCPNCGRMLYLEEDFSQDEES; from the coding sequence TTGAATGCAGATTTGAAAAAACTTTTGGAGATCCAGCAATACGACAAAGAAATAGCTGAGCTCGAACTTGAAGTTAAAAGAATGCAGGCCAAAGAAGATAAAATCATAGAGGTCGTGCAGATTAAAGAGAATCAGATTGAGGATGCTAAGGCTGAGTTGGATAAGTTAAATAAAGATTTGGAATTTGAAGAGAATCTTTTGAATGAGACTTCAGAAACGTTGAATAAGCTTGAACTGAAGCTTAACAGTGTTTCAACTGAAAAGCAAATGCAGGCTGTTAACACTGAGATAGATATGGCAAAAACAAACAAGATGATGCTTGAGAAGAAAATCGAATCTTTAAAAGAGGAAATACACTTAAAGGAAAAAGGGCTTGCGGAGTTAAACGATAGGTATGAACAACTTAAAAGAACCCTAAAAGAATCACAGGATAAATTTAACATAAGGAGAAAAGAGATAACAGATCAAATAGCCAAGATTAATACAATAAAAGAGGAGCTACTTCCAACTATCGACAAAAACGTGTTAAAAAAATATGAGAGAATCAACAGATGGGCAAAAGGCACAGCTATAGTTCCTGTTGTTAAAGAGGCTTGCTACGGGTGTTTTATGAAGTTAACACCGCAGGTTCTGACGCTGCTTGAGGATACAGATGATATAACCTATTGTCCAAATTGCGGCAGAATGCTCTATTTAGAGGAAGATTTCAGTCAAGATGAAGAGTCATGA
- a CDS encoding Nif3-like dinuclear metal center hexameric protein, with the protein MEVTRLIDYLEAYFPLSLQEGWDNSGLQISPQESSIKGVLLSLDVNSQTINEAIKLGCNLIVSHHPLLFSSTKKIFNDFYPYNVLYKAIQKGIGVYAFHTNLDIAEGGLNDYLCNLLELKDIEIIENKRPLRIGRLNRGLDFEVFVDYVKEKLSCDAIKYIKANDRLIKRVAVCSGSCMELVYEILDLDFDVFLSGDLKHHTAIFAKESGINVVDATHYHTEKFSKFILKDIIKRKFRELRVFVSESDYLPWDYR; encoded by the coding sequence ATGGAAGTAACAAGGCTAATTGACTACTTAGAAGCATATTTTCCTTTAAGCCTTCAGGAAGGCTGGGACAATTCCGGCCTTCAAATCTCCCCACAGGAAAGCTCCATAAAAGGTGTGTTGCTAAGTTTGGATGTAAATTCTCAGACTATTAATGAGGCCATTAAGCTTGGATGCAATCTTATCGTTTCTCATCACCCACTTTTGTTTTCTTCAACCAAAAAGATATTCAATGATTTCTATCCCTATAACGTTTTGTATAAAGCTATCCAGAAAGGGATAGGGGTTTATGCGTTTCACACAAATCTGGATATAGCAGAAGGTGGTTTAAATGATTATCTATGTAATTTACTTGAATTGAAGGATATTGAGATTATAGAAAATAAACGACCTTTGAGAATAGGAAGACTAAATAGAGGACTTGATTTTGAGGTTTTTGTTGATTATGTAAAAGAGAAACTCTCTTGCGATGCTATTAAATACATAAAGGCAAACGATAGGCTCATAAAGAGAGTTGCCGTATGTTCGGGTAGTTGTATGGAGCTTGTGTATGAAATCTTAGATTTGGATTTTGATGTGTTTTTAAGTGGAGACTTAAAGCATCATACAGCTATTTTTGCTAAAGAATCTGGCATAAACGTGGTTGATGCTACCCATTATCATACGGAAAAATTCTCAAAATTTATATTAAAAGACATAATAAAGAGGAAATTTAGAGAGTTAAGGGTTTTTGTATCAGAGAGTGATTATTTACCTTGGGATTATAGATAG
- a CDS encoding helix-turn-helix domain-containing protein: protein MYYSVKALLSIGKNVSQIARELKIDRKTVRKIKKKVENGEIKTPTIKRKSILDPYKDEIMEYLKSGLSAVLIHQKLKEKHSLNVSYSSVKRYIRKLKPGEPFIPLISPPGQEAQVDFGYAGYF, encoded by the coding sequence ATGTATTACTCGGTAAAAGCACTACTGAGTATTGGGAAAAATGTCTCACAGATTGCAAGAGAGCTAAAGATTGACAGGAAAACAGTCAGAAAGATTAAGAAAAAGGTAGAAAACGGAGAGATTAAGACACCCACCATCAAAAGGAAAAGCATCCTTGATCCATACAAGGATGAAATCATGGAGTATTTAAAAAGTGGTCTCTCCGCTGTTTTAATCCACCAGAAGTTAAAAGAAAAGCATAGTCTAAATGTAAGCTATAGCTCTGTGAAACGCTACATCAGGAAGCTAAAGCCAGGTGAGCCCTTCATCCCCTTAATAAGCCCACCTGGCCAAGAAGCCCAAGTAGATTTCGGCTATGCCGGTTATTTCTAA
- a CDS encoding Mu transposase domain-containing protein, translating to MPVISNNSRRKKKVKYWIFSMVLSYSRYRYYELVDNQSIPTFINCHINAFEYFSGAPKAIKIDNLKSGVLHVNFYEPEIQHEYARMLEYYNSSAVACRVRKPNEKGKVESSIKYIKNNFLKSIRAEGIEDIDTVKEKLLFWQDNICNAKLHGTTRKIPKDEFLNVEKEKLNRLPDRRYETYDIAKRTVNTYSHIYYRYNYYSVPEKYISEKLNIRSNGKIMEIYDSSFNLIATHELSQSKGEFITKESHKPKMKKNPTDSEYTTMTLDIGESAYLFYKRLRKEKPASYHRVMRGVMSLSKGYPKETMELAFKRAIDFNCISYSSLKSILKNELYNIPYDKPDSPIALGFYNPLRAYDEMTDIKADMKTDIMSGE from the coding sequence ATGCCGGTTATTTCTAATAATAGCAGAAGAAAAAAGAAAGTAAAGTACTGGATATTCTCAATGGTTTTGTCCTATTCGAGGTACAGATACTATGAGCTTGTGGATAACCAAAGTATACCGACATTCATAAACTGCCATATCAATGCATTTGAATATTTCTCTGGTGCACCAAAGGCTATAAAGATAGACAACCTAAAAAGCGGTGTATTGCATGTTAACTTCTATGAGCCTGAAATTCAGCATGAATATGCAAGGATGCTTGAGTATTACAACTCCTCTGCTGTTGCCTGTAGGGTGAGAAAACCAAATGAGAAGGGCAAGGTAGAATCCAGCATAAAATACATAAAGAACAACTTTCTAAAAAGCATAAGAGCGGAAGGAATAGAAGACATAGACACAGTCAAAGAGAAGCTTTTATTCTGGCAGGACAACATCTGTAATGCAAAGCTACACGGCACAACAAGAAAAATACCGAAGGATGAGTTTCTCAATGTAGAAAAGGAAAAACTCAACAGATTGCCAGATAGAAGATATGAGACCTACGATATTGCAAAAAGAACTGTAAACACCTACTCCCACATCTATTACAGGTACAACTACTACTCTGTGCCTGAAAAATACATATCAGAAAAGCTCAATATTAGGTCAAATGGAAAGATAATGGAGATCTATGATTCATCGTTCAACTTAATAGCCACACATGAGCTTTCTCAATCAAAGGGTGAGTTCATAACAAAGGAAAGCCATAAACCCAAGATGAAGAAAAATCCCACAGATTCAGAATACACCACCATGACGCTTGATATAGGTGAAAGCGCCTACCTGTTCTATAAAAGGCTAAGAAAAGAGAAACCTGCCTCATATCACAGGGTAATGAGAGGTGTAATGTCTCTTTCAAAGGGATACCCCAAAGAGACAATGGAGCTTGCATTCAAAAGGGCAATTGATTTCAACTGCATAAGCTATTCCTCTTTAAAAAGCATACTGAAGAATGAGCTCTACAACATTCCCTACGACAAACCAGACTCACCCATAGCCTTAGGTTTTTATAACCCACTAAGAGCTTACGATGAAATGACAGATATAAAAGCAGATATGAAAACAGACATTATGAGTGGTGAGTGA
- the istB gene encoding IS21-like element helper ATPase IstB, protein MKGVENVKDMKNIERRLKEFKLSGIAKTLEARNRYAIDNNLTYIDFLKLLLEDEYINRQSNSFRKRLTKSKLDTTKTLDSYDFTYQPKLNKKELLDIASCRFIEEKKNIIFMGNPGVGKTHLANAIGLEALKQGYKVLFIHTNDLILKLISARGDGTYTSILNQILSSDLLIIDEVGFKKIPSNYVDEFFEVIRRRYEKGSIIITTNRPFEEWANIFSDAVLASAIVDRLVHHCHIFKITGESYRIKHLKEAKDNQNSLTPLSAPKPLFYLTKPKCTE, encoded by the coding sequence ATGAAAGGGGTGGAAAATGTAAAAGATATGAAAAACATAGAAAGAAGACTAAAGGAGTTTAAACTCTCTGGCATTGCAAAGACACTTGAGGCAAGGAACAGGTATGCCATTGATAATAATCTGACATACATAGACTTCTTAAAACTCCTATTAGAGGATGAATACATAAACAGGCAGAGCAACTCATTTAGAAAAAGACTTACAAAATCAAAGCTTGACACAACAAAGACTTTAGATAGCTATGATTTCACATACCAACCAAAGCTAAACAAGAAAGAACTCTTAGACATTGCATCCTGCAGGTTCATAGAGGAGAAGAAAAACATCATATTCATGGGCAATCCTGGAGTTGGTAAAACCCACCTTGCAAATGCGATAGGATTAGAGGCCCTAAAACAGGGATATAAGGTCTTGTTCATCCATACCAACGATTTAATCCTAAAGCTCATATCTGCAAGGGGAGATGGAACCTACACCTCAATACTGAACCAGATTCTATCATCTGACCTTCTGATAATAGATGAAGTAGGCTTTAAAAAGATCCCATCCAACTATGTGGATGAGTTCTTTGAGGTGATAAGGAGAAGATATGAAAAGGGTTCAATTATAATCACCACTAATAGACCATTTGAGGAGTGGGCTAATATATTTTCAGATGCCGTTTTGGCCTCTGCCATAGTTGATAGACTTGTCCATCACTGCCATATATTCAAGATAACAGGTGAGAGCTATAGAATTAAACACCTAAAGGAGGCAAAAGATAATCAAAACAGTTTAACCCCCCTTTCCGCACCCAAACCTCTATTTTATTTGACCAAACCCAAATGCACAGAGTAA
- a CDS encoding IS1634 family transposase, with the protein MLQQKAVIKNMDHLGLIAGMIDELKIAETIDDEIPSSSKSKNLSYGEATKAMILNGLGYVNKQLYLTPLFFKDKPLKRLFGRDVDFPWFNDDALGRTLDKLFEYGVSELYEKIASRALKILNLTPSTIHLDSTSFHLDGKYPNQKTKEEKEKEKGKVKERNGKEEKGNNSEGKWGKGGKEEEYEPTPVFITQGYSRDHHPELNQVVLNLIVEHKAGIPIWMKPADGNKIDTQAFANIVKEHINSLKNANNTKTKVIADAALFSSKTMEEFKKNNMLFISRVPSKLKQAKEILKNHNEEEFIQLDENYQAIQYTVDYEGMKQQWVLYKSSYAKSRGDKTIKKEYQEKEKQETKLIEKLQKRAFFCEADARKAFEEKTKKLECIMISEAKLISKPKYKTRGRPKPNAKPDHYEYYWIIETKPNEEYLKQKQNQKSGLFILATNDMTLSAKELLDEYKSQQRIERGFRFLKSPEFLSDAMFLKNPKRIEAMLMIMTLSLLVYSALEYRIRSELKNQNKSFPNQLGKPIQNPTARWVFENFFAIHLLLLNGQEQIVGLENKHRLILELLGSNYMGFYGINGERGAE; encoded by the coding sequence ATGTTACAACAAAAAGCAGTTATCAAGAACATGGATCACTTAGGACTAATAGCTGGTATGATAGACGAACTAAAGATAGCAGAAACCATAGATGATGAAATACCATCATCAAGCAAATCAAAGAACCTAAGCTATGGCGAAGCAACAAAGGCAATGATCCTTAACGGTCTTGGTTATGTCAACAAGCAACTCTACCTAACTCCTCTCTTCTTCAAAGACAAACCACTAAAGAGATTATTCGGAAGGGATGTTGACTTCCCTTGGTTCAACGATGATGCACTTGGTAGAACATTAGATAAGCTCTTTGAATACGGCGTAAGTGAACTGTATGAAAAGATAGCAAGCAGGGCACTCAAAATACTGAACCTTACACCCTCTACCATACACTTAGACAGCACAAGCTTTCATCTTGACGGTAAGTATCCAAACCAAAAGACGAAAGAAGAAAAAGAAAAAGAAAAAGGAAAAGTAAAAGAAAGAAATGGAAAAGAAGAAAAGGGAAATAACAGTGAAGGAAAATGGGGAAAAGGAGGAAAAGAAGAAGAGTATGAGCCAACCCCAGTCTTTATCACCCAGGGATACAGCAGAGACCACCATCCAGAGCTCAATCAGGTGGTTTTAAATCTTATAGTAGAACACAAAGCAGGCATTCCCATATGGATGAAGCCTGCAGATGGTAATAAAATAGATACACAGGCATTTGCCAATATAGTAAAGGAGCATATTAACTCTTTAAAGAATGCTAATAATACAAAGACAAAGGTGATAGCCGATGCAGCCCTCTTTAGTTCTAAAACAATGGAAGAGTTTAAGAAAAACAACATGCTTTTCATCTCAAGGGTTCCATCGAAACTAAAACAGGCAAAAGAGATACTCAAAAACCACAATGAAGAGGAATTTATTCAGCTTGATGAGAACTATCAGGCTATCCAGTACACAGTAGATTATGAAGGAATGAAACAACAGTGGGTTTTATACAAAAGCAGTTATGCTAAATCAAGAGGGGACAAAACGATAAAGAAAGAGTATCAAGAAAAAGAAAAACAGGAAACAAAACTCATTGAGAAATTACAAAAGAGAGCATTTTTCTGTGAAGCTGATGCAAGAAAAGCATTTGAAGAAAAAACAAAGAAGTTAGAATGCATAATGATATCAGAGGCTAAACTCATATCAAAGCCCAAATACAAAACAAGAGGACGACCAAAACCAAATGCTAAACCAGACCACTATGAATACTACTGGATTATAGAGACCAAGCCAAATGAAGAATACCTAAAACAAAAACAGAACCAAAAGAGTGGCCTTTTTATCCTTGCAACCAATGATATGACACTGTCTGCCAAGGAACTGCTTGATGAGTATAAATCTCAACAGAGAATAGAAAGGGGCTTTAGGTTCTTAAAATCACCAGAGTTTTTAAGCGATGCCATGTTTCTAAAGAACCCAAAACGCATTGAAGCAATGCTTATGATAATGACACTCTCTTTGCTTGTCTATTCTGCCTTGGAATACAGAATAAGAAGTGAGCTTAAAAATCAAAACAAATCCTTTCCCAATCAACTTGGCAAACCCATTCAGAATCCCACTGCAAGATGGGTGTTTGAGAACTTCTTTGCTATACATCTACTCTTACTTAATGGGCAAGAGCAGATTGTTGGGTTGGAAAACAAGCATAGGCTGATATTGGAACTATTGGGTAGTAATTATATGGGGTTTTATGGTATAAATGGAGAAAGAGGTGCGGAATGA
- a CDS encoding PilZ domain-containing protein — protein sequence MDKDLKQKRMQVINLKVRRFGSKSLTARIENPEVGLNIGDTVLLKMKPLKDQIVIPAIISNIIKEDDVYTVFFEYFDLPERTDALIHRAIYYKQSQLNRV from the coding sequence GTGGATAAGGATCTAAAGCAGAAGAGAATGCAAGTTATAAACTTAAAGGTCAGAAGATTCGGTTCAAAGTCTCTTACGGCAAGAATAGAAAACCCTGAAGTTGGTTTGAATATAGGGGATACCGTTCTGCTTAAGATGAAGCCCTTAAAAGATCAAATTGTGATTCCTGCTATAATATCCAACATCATAAAAGAGGATGATGTTTATACTGTATTTTTCGAATATTTCGATTTACCAGAAAGGACAGATGCATTGATACACAGGGCTATCTACTATAAACAATCCCAATTGAATAGAGTTTAG
- a CDS encoding HD-GYP domain-containing protein, with the protein MKDNPIGLLKDAIKSYLSTIEDEEFRFAILLKLNDEQVFLLNIYQSGKGFLEEFKGLQLRVSKSFRDILKENDRYESTGSIETDYPFLYGKFIEDSSVYIEKIYVEYQEVGLCEFLIKKEYIPTDVKDVLESLIQSIKPFLIDLYIEISEDIERRYFAVNSLNITKNMRPRTFYHSFRVADLAVAIADKIGLSKNSIRKLNYAALIHDIGEMYISNDIFYKQGSYTEEEVEILKQHPYFLKVIFARNPLMEDIVNIAYYHHERIDGGGYFGIKGDELPVESKILALCETIDGLYTDRPDRKGFDIRRIISIVRKLRGKAFDRRIAEASLEVLEKYYIKRDFEFSKINHLSNIGKPIVVEFEKGESIKLVQGVIEYITPTVVGIAFYQPINEAIEIGKTVRVQLFFFDLMFNFKGSVISSTKDYVNIFIKDTGESVFGSLHVFGNLTLLLYRLSLLWIRI; encoded by the coding sequence ATGAAAGATAATCCTATAGGATTATTGAAAGATGCGATAAAATCATACCTCTCTACCATAGAGGATGAGGAATTCAGGTTTGCAATTTTATTGAAGTTGAATGATGAGCAGGTTTTTTTGTTAAATATCTATCAATCCGGTAAGGGATTTTTAGAAGAGTTTAAGGGTTTGCAGCTCAGGGTAAGTAAGAGTTTTAGGGATATACTCAAAGAAAATGATAGATATGAATCAACTGGAAGCATAGAGACAGACTACCCATTTTTATACGGTAAATTCATAGAAGATTCCTCTGTTTATATTGAGAAGATATATGTTGAGTATCAAGAGGTTGGATTATGTGAATTTCTGATAAAAAAGGAATATATTCCCACTGATGTTAAAGATGTATTAGAAAGCTTAATACAATCTATAAAACCCTTTTTGATCGATCTCTATATAGAGATTAGTGAGGATATTGAGAGAAGGTATTTTGCTGTAAATTCATTGAATATAACAAAGAACATGAGACCAAGGACATTTTATCATTCATTTAGGGTTGCTGATCTGGCCGTTGCTATAGCAGATAAGATTGGTTTAAGCAAGAATTCCATAAGAAAGTTGAATTATGCGGCACTTATTCACGATATTGGTGAGATGTATATTTCCAACGATATATTCTATAAGCAGGGCTCATATACCGAAGAAGAGGTTGAAATACTGAAACAGCACCCATATTTTTTGAAAGTGATATTTGCAAGAAATCCTTTAATGGAGGATATTGTAAATATAGCGTATTATCACCATGAAAGGATAGATGGCGGAGGATATTTCGGCATAAAGGGTGATGAGCTACCTGTAGAATCAAAAATTCTTGCTCTTTGCGAAACTATCGATGGTTTATACACTGATAGGCCAGATAGGAAGGGCTTCGATATAAGGCGCATTATTTCTATAGTAAGAAAACTGAGGGGCAAGGCATTTGATAGGAGAATAGCTGAAGCGTCTCTGGAGGTTTTAGAAAAATATTATATAAAAAGAGATTTTGAATTTTCAAAGATTAATCACTTAAGCAATATAGGCAAGCCCATAGTGGTGGAGTTTGAAAAGGGTGAGAGCATCAAGCTTGTTCAAGGTGTTATAGAATATATAACACCTACTGTAGTTGGTATAGCATTTTATCAACCCATAAATGAAGCTATAGAAATCGGAAAAACCGTTCGAGTTCAACTCTTTTTCTTTGATTTGATGTTTAATTTCAAGGGTAGTGTCATTTCTTCGACCAAAGATTATGTAAATATATTTATAAAAGATACCGGGGAGTCGGTATTTGGCAGTTTGCATGTTTTTGGGAATTTGACGCTATTGCTATACCGCTTAAGTCTTCTGTGGATAAGGATCTAA
- a CDS encoding IS481 family transposase — protein MDSIYHTLRKSNPASARILVRKVLEKNNGNVSKTARILGISRATVRRARDGELNDLSRRPKNIRKKIDCSLEKLIVEEAKSTGYRYRLLSYYLKNKYSIEISENTIKKVLKRNRVRKKKIRTLNKNRRHLYDYEHLTPFSHLQIDTKHILYETSLPKSVYRHIEKYDLPKYEWNAIDVKTRMRFTAYSHTLSASFGFAFILFVVLWLKLHNVRGKINIRLDNGSEFASSSRRKLDEYNEFFSKLNVELKPIPPGAKHLQAIVENSHRKDDESFFSIHPERCRNDAEFLLKAQQWQDTWNTARPHYGIDMNGLTPFEKLKSTKAMISENIVRFPTLLLEDIIRVAGYPYEWLSKFVNLYIFSRGGKYVWTTYQS, from the coding sequence ATGGATAGTATATACCACACTTTGAGAAAATCAAACCCTGCAAGTGCAAGAATTTTGGTCAGAAAGGTTTTAGAGAAAAACAACGGCAATGTCTCAAAAACAGCAAGAATACTTGGCATATCAAGGGCTACAGTGAGAAGGGCAAGGGATGGAGAACTAAATGACTTATCAAGAAGACCAAAGAACATAAGAAAAAAGATAGACTGTTCTCTTGAAAAACTCATTGTTGAAGAGGCAAAAAGCACAGGGTACAGATACAGGCTTCTAAGCTATTACCTAAAGAACAAATACTCCATAGAGATAAGCGAAAACACAATAAAGAAGGTTTTAAAGAGAAACAGGGTGAGGAAAAAGAAAATAAGGACTCTAAACAAAAACAGAAGGCATCTTTATGATTATGAACACCTGACGCCCTTTAGCCACCTTCAGATAGACACAAAACACATACTGTATGAAACATCTCTACCAAAGAGCGTGTATAGACACATAGAGAAATACGACCTGCCAAAATATGAATGGAACGCAATAGATGTAAAAACGAGAATGAGATTTACAGCTTACTCCCATACTCTTTCTGCATCCTTTGGATTTGCTTTTATCCTTTTTGTCGTACTGTGGTTAAAGCTGCACAATGTAAGGGGAAAAATAAACATAAGGTTGGACAACGGTTCTGAATTTGCATCCTCAAGCAGAAGAAAATTGGATGAATACAACGAATTCTTTTCAAAACTGAATGTAGAGTTAAAACCCATACCACCAGGTGCAAAACACCTCCAGGCTATAGTTGAAAACTCACACAGAAAAGACGATGAATCATTTTTCTCCATTCATCCAGAAAGGTGCAGGAATGACGCTGAGTTCTTGCTCAAAGCTCAACAATGGCAGGATACATGGAATACAGCAAGACCTCACTATGGCATAGACATGAACGGCCTAACGCCTTTTGAGAAACTGAAATCAACAAAAGCTATGATATCTGAAAACATAGTAAGGTTTCCAACCTTACTACTGGAAGATATCATAAGGGTAGCAGGCTACCCTTATGAATGGTTGAGTAAGTTTGTGAACCTGTATATATTTAGTAGAGGTGGTAAGTATGTGTGGACCACTTACCAATCGTAA
- a CDS encoding aminopeptidase P family protein yields the protein MLIFVICGDRFFPKEDGGVMFDKEVYRHRRDMLKKAIGRGVLVFFGNGEAAFNYPANTYRFRQDSSFLYYFGIDRPNLIGIIDIDNDNEFIFGNEVGDDELIWEGRKENLHDCVKKSGLCCLKPFDKAYDFFRRILKDKRKLMFLPQYRFRNKVLIEKFLGINSVFVNNYASIDFIKAVAGQRLKKSTEEIEQIQRAINISEGMYDIAFENINEGIYERQLLAKFEAYAIENGVWLAFPTILTKRGDILHNTRHDGVLRKGDLVVMDSGVETELHYASDITRTIPVGSMSQIQKDIYDIVDVAQKKAISKAKEGVRFLDVHLESVRVITEGMKNLGFFKGNTDSIVESGAYAIVYPHGVGHPLGLDVHDLEGLGEDYVGYNDKIKRSKKFGLSALRFAKELKEGYVMTIEPGVYFIEALIERWETGKKFFEFINYDALKKMVGFGGVRLEDDVLIKKDKTVVLSASIRRYTHM from the coding sequence ATGTTGATTTTTGTAATCTGTGGTGATAGGTTTTTTCCAAAAGAAGATGGAGGGGTTATGTTTGATAAAGAGGTTTACAGACATAGGAGGGATATGCTGAAAAAGGCTATAGGTAGAGGTGTTTTGGTGTTTTTTGGTAATGGTGAGGCTGCATTTAACTATCCAGCTAATACCTATAGATTTAGGCAAGATAGCTCCTTTCTTTACTATTTTGGCATAGATAGACCAAATCTTATCGGCATTATAGATATCGACAACGATAATGAATTTATATTTGGTAATGAGGTTGGTGATGATGAGCTGATTTGGGAGGGTAGAAAAGAGAATTTACATGATTGTGTGAAAAAGAGTGGACTTTGCTGTTTAAAACCTTTTGATAAGGCGTATGATTTTTTTAGAAGAATCTTGAAGGATAAAAGAAAATTAATGTTTTTACCCCAATACAGGTTTAGAAACAAAGTTTTAATTGAAAAGTTTTTGGGTATAAATAGTGTATTTGTTAATAATTATGCCTCTATTGATTTTATAAAAGCTGTGGCAGGACAAAGGCTTAAAAAGTCAACCGAAGAAATAGAGCAGATTCAACGAGCCATAAATATAAGTGAAGGTATGTACGATATTGCCTTTGAAAACATAAATGAGGGAATCTATGAGAGGCAACTTCTCGCAAAATTTGAGGCGTATGCAATAGAAAATGGTGTTTGGCTTGCCTTTCCAACTATTCTAACGAAAAGGGGCGATATTCTCCATAACACAAGACATGACGGTGTTTTGAGAAAGGGCGACCTTGTTGTAATGGACTCTGGGGTTGAAACAGAACTCCACTATGCAAGCGATATAACAAGAACTATACCTGTTGGAAGTATGAGTCAAATCCAAAAGGATATATACGACATTGTTGATGTAGCCCAAAAAAAGGCAATATCCAAAGCCAAAGAGGGTGTTAGGTTTTTGGATGTTCATCTTGAATCAGTAAGGGTTATAACAGAGGGCATGAAGAATCTCGGTTTTTTTAAAGGCAATACAGATAGTATTGTTGAGAGTGGTGCCTATGCGATTGTTTACCCCCACGGAGTAGGCCACCCTTTAGGATTAGATGTGCACGACCTTGAAGGGTTAGGAGAAGATTATGTAGGCTACAATGACAAAATCAAACGCTCCAAAAAATTTGGTCTTTCTGCTTTAAGATTTGCAAAAGAATTGAAAGAGGGCTATGTTATGACTATTGAACCTGGTGTTTACTTTATAGAGGCTTTAATTGAAAGATGGGAGACCGGTAAAAAGTTTTTTGAGTTTATTAACTATGATGCTTTAAAAAAAATGGTGGGTTTTGGTGGTGTTAGGTTGGAGGATGATGTTCTCATAAAGAAAGATAAAACAGTTGTTTTAAGTGCGTCTATAAGGCGTTATACCCACATGTAG